The following are from one region of the Quadrisphaera setariae genome:
- a CDS encoding ABC-F family ATP-binding cassette domain-containing protein produces MITATDVELRAGARLLVSGATFRVGRGDRVGLVGRNGAGKTTLTRVLSGETQPAGGSVTSDGPVGYLPQDPRTGDLEQSAIARVLSARNLDSVVAKMRAAEAEMAGDDPAARTKAMDRYAKLEARFTAAGGYAAESEAHRIAANLNLPERVLAQPLGTLSGGQRRRVELARILFSDAEVLLLDEPTNHLDADSIVWLRDHLKTYSGGLVVISHDVGLLEAVCTKVFHLDANRSQLDLYNVGWKLYLDQRRIDEERRKRERANAEKKAGTLMAQADKMRAKATKAVAAQNMAKRAEKLVAGLEDVRQADRVAKLRFPSPAPCGRTPLTAEHLSKSYGSLEIFTGVDLAIDKGSKVVVLGLNGAGKTTLLRLLGGVETPDTGAVLPGHGLRLGYYAQEHETIDVSRSVLENMRSAAPDLDDTGVRSVLGSFLFIGDDVHKPAGVLSGGEKTRLALAMLVVSAANVLLLDEPTNNLDPASREEVLDALRRYEGAVVLVTHDEGAVHALEPERVVLLPDGQEDLWSPEYAELVSLA; encoded by the coding sequence ATGATCACAGCGACTGACGTAGAGCTCCGCGCCGGCGCCCGCCTGCTGGTCTCGGGGGCCACCTTCCGCGTCGGACGCGGCGACCGGGTGGGCCTGGTGGGCCGCAACGGCGCCGGCAAGACGACCCTGACCCGCGTCCTGTCCGGGGAGACCCAGCCGGCCGGCGGCTCGGTGACCTCGGACGGGCCCGTGGGCTACCTCCCGCAGGACCCCCGCACGGGCGACCTCGAGCAGTCGGCCATCGCCCGCGTGCTCTCGGCGCGCAACCTGGACTCGGTGGTCGCCAAGATGCGCGCTGCCGAGGCCGAGATGGCCGGTGACGACCCCGCCGCCCGGACGAAGGCGATGGACCGGTACGCCAAGCTCGAGGCGCGCTTCACCGCCGCCGGCGGGTACGCGGCGGAGTCCGAGGCGCACCGGATCGCCGCGAACCTGAACCTGCCCGAGCGGGTGCTGGCCCAGCCGCTGGGGACGCTGTCCGGCGGCCAGCGCCGCCGCGTGGAGCTGGCGCGGATCCTCTTCTCGGACGCCGAGGTGCTGCTCCTGGACGAGCCCACCAACCACCTCGACGCCGACTCGATCGTCTGGCTGCGCGACCACCTCAAGACGTACTCCGGCGGCCTGGTGGTCATCAGCCACGACGTCGGCCTGCTCGAGGCGGTCTGCACCAAGGTCTTCCACCTCGACGCCAACCGCTCCCAGCTCGACCTCTACAACGTCGGCTGGAAGCTCTACCTCGACCAGCGCCGCATCGACGAGGAGCGCCGCAAGCGCGAGCGCGCCAACGCCGAGAAGAAGGCGGGCACGCTCATGGCCCAGGCCGACAAGATGCGCGCCAAGGCGACCAAGGCCGTGGCGGCCCAGAACATGGCCAAGCGCGCCGAGAAGCTGGTCGCGGGCCTGGAGGACGTCCGCCAGGCCGACCGGGTGGCCAAGCTGCGCTTCCCCTCCCCGGCGCCCTGCGGACGCACGCCCCTGACGGCGGAGCACCTGTCCAAGTCCTACGGGTCGCTGGAGATCTTCACCGGGGTCGACCTCGCCATCGACAAGGGCAGCAAGGTGGTGGTGCTGGGCCTCAACGGCGCCGGCAAGACCACGCTGCTGCGCCTGCTCGGGGGTGTGGAGACGCCGGACACCGGCGCCGTGCTCCCCGGCCACGGCCTGCGGCTGGGCTACTACGCCCAGGAGCACGAGACCATCGACGTCTCCCGCAGCGTGCTGGAGAACATGCGCTCGGCGGCACCCGACCTCGACGACACCGGTGTGCGCAGCGTGCTGGGCTCGTTCCTCTTCATCGGTGACGACGTCCACAAGCCGGCGGGCGTGCTGTCCGGCGGGGAGAAGACGCGGTTGGCGCTGGCGATGCTCGTGGTGAGCGCCGCCAACGTGCTCCTGCTCGACGAGCCGACCAACAACCTCGACCCGGCCAGCCGCGAGGAGGTCCTCGACGCGCTGCGCCGCTACGAGGGAGCGGTGGTCCTGGTCACCCACGACGAGGGCGCCGTGCACGCCCTGGAGCCTGAGCGCGTCGTGCTCCTCCCCGACGGCCAGGAAGACCTCTGGAGCCCGGAGTACGCCGAGCTGGTCTCGCTGGCCTGA
- a CDS encoding helix-turn-helix domain-containing protein codes for MSDNPVIKKGARITGGERTTLADDLKAKYAQGASIRALAAETGRSYGFVHRILTESDVSLRSRGGATRGARKAS; via the coding sequence GTGAGCGACAACCCAGTGATCAAGAAGGGCGCACGCATCACCGGAGGGGAGCGCACCACGCTCGCCGACGACCTCAAGGCGAAGTACGCCCAGGGCGCCAGCATCCGTGCTCTGGCTGCGGAGACGGGCCGCTCGTACGGCTTCGTGCACCGCATCCTCACCGAGAGCGACGTCTCACTCCGCAGTCGCGGTGGGGCGACGCGAGGTGCGCGCAAGGCGAGCTGA